A genomic region of Alistipes megaguti contains the following coding sequences:
- a CDS encoding Ig-like domain-containing protein, with protein sequence MNFLRAVVFLLFATAFLSRCASMMTPTGGPRDSLPPVIVTMLPDNFTTNVPTVNYGKIYIEFNEFVQIKDQQKEFFTSPQMKKKPTITMRGRGIVIQMRDTLRPNTTYALNFGSAIRDNNEGNPLYSMRYVFSTGPEIDSMVMSGYTADGYRADSVSKSFIWFYPADSVKDVAEYDSTLFNYQPAVIGRAENNGIFIAQNLKPIPYRIYAVEDKNDNQMYDPGTDQVGFIDGVWNPAEMPDFAMWYDSIRQYVSAEPQLYFRMFTDQAFKRQVLSESQRPKQHQAMLYFSAAHPVIRSLRFDSIPEDRVIVDPQTVGKDTIALWFNVPSAELPDTIKGQLVYLKHDTLNRLQPDTTQLKLSWRLIETKEQERAREKIERARKKAETAGEEFVEPKQENPFVFNMPTSGDLNPENHLTIDFDYPLVEADTSRMLLTRQLEDNTIEDVPIHMVHDTAMLRRWYLRADWVPGGQYTLTIPDSVFRDVAGYANDSIVGKYTVYDPEKFATVKIHVAARDPQMRYIVQLLDGSGTLKQERRDVVAGDIQFNYVPAGEIKFRIIEDRNGNGKWDTGNLVERRQPERAEMYVNAEGEDTFATKTNWEIEFTMDMDRIFAPVTMQSLSRMLDERELQRLRREAEKRAKEGPKKKEQPQNMNNSSFGSAGSMFSNFR encoded by the coding sequence ATGAATTTTCTGCGAGCGGTCGTATTTTTGCTCTTTGCCACGGCCTTTCTGAGCCGCTGTGCGAGCATGATGACGCCGACGGGGGGTCCTCGGGACTCGCTGCCGCCGGTGATCGTGACGATGCTTCCGGACAACTTCACGACGAATGTCCCGACGGTGAACTACGGGAAGATCTACATCGAGTTCAACGAGTTCGTGCAGATCAAGGACCAGCAGAAGGAGTTCTTCACCTCGCCGCAGATGAAGAAGAAGCCGACGATCACGATGCGTGGCCGCGGCATCGTGATCCAGATGCGGGACACGCTTCGTCCGAACACGACCTATGCGCTGAATTTCGGCAGTGCGATCCGTGACAATAACGAGGGCAATCCGCTCTATTCGATGCGTTACGTCTTTTCGACGGGCCCGGAGATCGACTCGATGGTCATGTCGGGCTATACGGCCGACGGTTACCGGGCCGATTCGGTTTCGAAGTCGTTCATCTGGTTCTACCCTGCCGATTCGGTGAAGGATGTGGCGGAGTATGACTCGACGCTCTTCAACTACCAGCCGGCGGTGATCGGGCGGGCGGAGAACAACGGCATCTTCATTGCGCAGAACCTCAAGCCGATCCCCTACCGGATCTACGCCGTGGAGGACAAGAACGACAACCAGATGTACGATCCGGGAACCGACCAGGTGGGCTTCATCGACGGGGTGTGGAATCCGGCCGAGATGCCCGACTTTGCGATGTGGTACGATTCGATCCGGCAGTACGTCTCGGCCGAGCCGCAGCTTTACTTCCGGATGTTCACCGACCAGGCCTTCAAGCGTCAGGTGCTGTCGGAGAGCCAGCGTCCGAAGCAGCACCAGGCGATGCTCTACTTTTCGGCGGCGCATCCGGTGATCCGGTCGCTGCGATTCGACAGCATTCCGGAGGATCGGGTGATCGTCGATCCGCAGACCGTCGGCAAGGATACCATCGCGCTGTGGTTCAACGTCCCGTCGGCCGAGCTTCCGGATACGATCAAGGGTCAGCTCGTCTATCTGAAACACGATACGCTGAACCGCCTGCAGCCCGACACGACGCAACTGAAGCTTTCGTGGCGGCTGATCGAGACCAAGGAGCAGGAGCGTGCGCGGGAGAAGATCGAGCGAGCCCGGAAGAAGGCCGAGACGGCGGGCGAGGAGTTTGTGGAGCCGAAGCAGGAGAATCCCTTCGTCTTCAACATGCCGACGTCCGGGGATCTGAATCCGGAGAACCACCTGACGATCGACTTCGACTACCCGCTGGTCGAGGCCGACACGTCGCGGATGCTGCTGACGCGGCAGCTGGAGGACAATACGATCGAGGATGTCCCGATCCACATGGTCCACGACACGGCGATGCTGAGGCGGTGGTACCTGCGTGCGGATTGGGTTCCGGGGGGGCAGTATACGCTGACGATCCCGGACAGTGTTTTCCGCGACGTGGCGGGCTACGCCAACGACTCAATCGTGGGGAAATATACGGTCTACGATCCGGAGAAGTTCGCCACGGTGAAGATCCACGTTGCGGCCCGGGATCCGCAGATGCGCTACATCGTGCAGCTGCTCGACGGGAGCGGGACGCTGAAGCAGGAGCGGCGCGACGTTGTTGCGGGCGACATCCAGTTCAACTACGTGCCGGCCGGGGAGATCAAGTTCCGCATCATCGAGGACCGCAACGGCAACGGCAAGTGGGATACGGGCAATCTGGTCGAGCGTCGCCAGCCGGAGCGAGCCGAGATGTATGTCAACGCGGAGGGTGAGGATACCTTTGCGACGAAGACCAACTGGGAGATCGAGTTCACGATGGATATGGACCGGATCTTTGCTCCGGTGACGATGCAGTCGCTGTCGCGGATGCTCGACGAGCGGGAGCTCCAGCGCCTGCGCCGTGAGGCGGAGAAGCGGGCCAAGGAGGGTCCGAAGAAGAAGGAGCAGCCGCAGAATATGAACAACAGCAGCTTCGGTTCGGCCGGAAGCATGTTCAGCAATTTCAGATAA
- the folK gene encoding 2-amino-4-hydroxy-6-hydroxymethyldihydropteridine diphosphokinase, which produces MARVALLMGGNLGDVKRTLQTAQQLINSRVGAVLRCSHRYESEAWGFRSSTRFSNQALEVSTDLTPHEVLDACQAIERDLGRNRAAEAIEKATSGAAYCSRPIDIDVIFYDDVVLSDERLTLPHPRLAEREFALVPLNEIMHQRRHPVTGLTVGEMLERLRNEEKR; this is translated from the coding sequence ATGGCACGAGTGGCATTGTTAATGGGCGGCAACCTGGGGGACGTGAAGCGGACCCTCCAAACGGCACAACAGTTGATCAATTCGCGGGTAGGCGCGGTTCTGCGCTGTTCGCACCGTTACGAGAGCGAGGCGTGGGGCTTCCGGAGCTCGACGCGCTTCTCGAACCAGGCGCTGGAGGTCTCGACCGACCTCACGCCGCACGAGGTGCTGGACGCCTGCCAGGCGATCGAACGGGACCTGGGGCGCAACCGGGCTGCGGAGGCCATCGAGAAGGCGACGTCGGGTGCAGCCTACTGTTCGCGGCCGATCGACATCGACGTGATCTTCTACGACGACGTGGTGCTGTCGGACGAACGGTTGACACTGCCCCACCCGCGGCTTGCCGAACGGGAGTTTGCGCTGGTTCCGCTGAACGAGATCATGCACCAGCGGCGGCATCCGGTGACGGGGCTGACCGTGGGAGAGATGTTGGAACGGCTTCGCAACGAAGAGAAACGATAA
- a CDS encoding DNA polymerase III subunit delta, whose product MRFADIIGQEDLKRHLTRSVDAGRVSHAQLFTGASGYGTLALAVAYVQYLCCRHRHDGDSCGECPDCRQIEALAHPDLHLVFPVNRQGKKSGEAMLSDEFLPQFRELFAERRGYFSPQEWYDRLDLGKTLKGMISAREADEIIRKLSFKSFESDYKTMLVWLPETMNEEAANKILKILEEPWERTLFILVSERPDRLLPTILSRTQEVSVPRITPEVLEAEARRRGVSDPQQAHNMARLAGGDVLELGHLVAGENDALRKEYFDLFCSLMRLSYNDKHLELIGWAEEVAQLSREQQQGFLRNAARLLRESFMLHAGIPQIGYLWGEELAFCSKFAPFVGTQNIEPLIAEIERAGVQIAQNGNPTIVFTHFALTVSKMIKHL is encoded by the coding sequence ATGCGCTTTGCGGATATCATCGGACAGGAGGATCTGAAACGGCATCTGACCCGCTCGGTTGATGCCGGACGGGTGAGCCATGCGCAGCTCTTCACCGGGGCCTCGGGCTACGGGACGCTGGCTTTGGCGGTGGCCTACGTGCAGTACCTCTGCTGCCGCCACCGCCACGACGGGGACTCGTGCGGCGAATGCCCGGACTGCCGGCAGATCGAGGCGCTGGCCCATCCGGATCTGCACCTGGTCTTTCCGGTCAACCGGCAGGGCAAGAAGTCGGGCGAGGCGATGCTGAGCGACGAGTTTCTGCCGCAGTTCCGCGAACTGTTCGCCGAGCGGCGGGGTTACTTTTCGCCGCAGGAGTGGTACGACCGGCTGGATCTGGGCAAGACGCTCAAGGGGATGATCTCGGCGCGTGAGGCGGACGAAATCATCCGCAAGCTGTCGTTCAAGAGCTTCGAGTCGGACTACAAGACGATGCTGGTCTGGCTGCCGGAGACGATGAACGAGGAGGCGGCGAACAAGATTCTGAAGATTCTGGAGGAGCCTTGGGAGCGGACGCTCTTCATTCTGGTGAGCGAACGTCCCGACCGGCTGCTTCCGACGATTCTCTCGCGGACGCAGGAGGTGTCCGTGCCGCGCATCACGCCGGAGGTGCTCGAGGCCGAGGCTCGGCGGCGGGGGGTGAGCGATCCGCAGCAGGCGCACAATATGGCGCGGCTGGCGGGGGGCGACGTGCTCGAACTGGGGCACCTGGTGGCGGGCGAGAACGACGCGCTGCGCAAGGAGTATTTCGATCTCTTCTGCAGTCTGATGCGTCTGAGCTATAACGACAAACACCTCGAACTGATCGGCTGGGCCGAGGAGGTGGCGCAGCTCTCGCGCGAGCAGCAGCAGGGCTTTCTGCGCAATGCGGCGCGGCTGCTGCGGGAGAGTTTCATGCTCCATGCGGGGATTCCTCAGATCGGCTACCTGTGGGGCGAGGAGCTGGCCTTCTGCTCGAAATTTGCGCCGTTCGTCGGGACGCAGAACATCGAGCCGCTGATTGCGGAGATCGAGCGGGCGGGGGTGCAGATCGCGCAGAACGGGAATCCGACGATCGTATTCACACATTTTGCACTCACGGTGAGCAAGATGATAAAACATTTGTAG
- a CDS encoding oligosaccharide flippase family protein, with product MLEKLAKQTAVYGISTIVVRFLSYLLTPYYTRVFGQETYGIVTDVYALIPLALTLLTMGMESSYFRFSAKAEEAGGDVAGAKRRLFATTWGITSLAAAVFFLLMTLFRGGVASLMGEAYVAHPEYVVWVALIILFDVWGCIPFSRLREQGRAMTFVGLKALNVVLNVVLAFGFGAAGLFRTDFGVGWVFVANLAASVVTWLAILTTTNRTVPRINWTLLAAVFAYSLPLLVGGLAGTANEFIDRQLIKYLVPEGSMAQLGVYGAITKIAVVMMLFYQMYRLAAEPFFLSNFKKSDFVAMNAAALKYYVMASMVIFLGIALFRDLFALIVGRDFREGIFILPVVLGANVLTGVWLNLSFWYKREERTSLAIVVTGSGLVAMTLFGFGLIPRWGYYGAAWARLASESVMVAVSWWLNRRYFPTPYSWGRIWEYVVVALAAFALCETMSRLVDNMFAGYAFNIVIFVVYGLYLIRRERIDVGAMLRAVLKRG from the coding sequence ATGCTCGAAAAACTGGCCAAACAGACTGCCGTCTACGGCATCAGCACCATCGTGGTGCGCTTCCTGAGCTACCTGCTCACGCCCTACTATACGCGGGTGTTCGGACAGGAGACCTACGGAATCGTCACCGACGTCTATGCGCTGATTCCGCTGGCGCTGACGCTGCTGACGATGGGCATGGAGTCGAGCTACTTCCGCTTTTCGGCCAAGGCCGAGGAGGCGGGGGGTGACGTGGCGGGGGCCAAACGGCGTCTTTTCGCCACGACATGGGGCATCACGTCGCTGGCCGCGGCGGTCTTCTTCCTTCTGATGACGCTTTTTCGCGGAGGGGTTGCCTCGCTTATGGGCGAGGCCTACGTGGCCCATCCGGAGTATGTCGTCTGGGTGGCGCTGATCATCCTCTTCGACGTGTGGGGCTGCATTCCCTTCTCGCGGCTGCGCGAGCAGGGGCGGGCGATGACCTTCGTGGGGCTGAAGGCGCTGAACGTGGTGCTGAACGTGGTGCTGGCCTTCGGATTCGGAGCGGCGGGGCTTTTCCGGACGGATTTCGGCGTGGGATGGGTTTTCGTGGCCAATCTGGCGGCGAGCGTAGTGACGTGGCTGGCGATCCTGACGACCACGAACCGCACCGTTCCGCGGATCAACTGGACGCTTCTGGCGGCGGTTTTCGCCTATTCGCTGCCGCTGCTGGTCGGGGGACTGGCCGGCACGGCCAACGAGTTCATCGACCGCCAGCTGATCAAATACCTCGTTCCGGAGGGCTCGATGGCCCAGCTGGGGGTCTACGGCGCCATCACGAAGATCGCCGTGGTGATGATGCTCTTCTACCAGATGTACCGGCTGGCGGCGGAGCCCTTCTTCCTGTCGAACTTCAAGAAATCGGACTTCGTGGCGATGAACGCCGCGGCGCTGAAATACTACGTCATGGCCTCGATGGTGATCTTTCTGGGCATCGCGCTCTTCCGCGACCTCTTTGCGCTGATCGTGGGGCGGGATTTCCGCGAAGGGATCTTCATCCTGCCGGTGGTGCTGGGGGCCAATGTGCTGACGGGCGTGTGGCTGAACCTCTCGTTCTGGTACAAACGCGAGGAGCGGACGTCGCTGGCCATTGTGGTGACGGGTTCGGGACTGGTTGCCATGACGCTCTTCGGCTTCGGCCTGATCCCGCGATGGGGTTACTACGGTGCGGCCTGGGCGCGTCTGGCCAGTGAATCGGTGATGGTTGCCGTGAGCTGGTGGCTCAACCGCCGCTACTTCCCGACGCCCTATTCGTGGGGACGGATCTGGGAGTATGTCGTCGTGGCCCTGGCGGCCTTTGCGCTGTGCGAGACGATGTCGCGCCTTGTGGACAATATGTTTGCGGGCTATGCGTTTAATATAGTGATCTTTGTGGTGTACGGGCTCTACCTGATCCGTCGCGAGCGGATCGACGTGGGGGCCATGCTCCGCGCGGTACTGAAACGGGGTTAA
- a CDS encoding CorA family divalent cation transporter produces MITIYLKQYNKIIRNADTKLFDELGYDDILWIDMLSPTIKEQKAVENFMEISLQTKQQVEEIESTSKYSENENSIVSNANFFIPTGDSFIVEPVSFIISNEGVLVSVRNAEFRTFRETEKRLQMNYRSYSTGYHLFISLLEVRIDFDADLVELIAKQVAALSKDINSEDSIDKEVLHRISALQESTMSLRENIFDRQRVLSGILRSERFPNDIYPRLQLMIKDVNSLINHADFSFQRLDYIQDAALGLINIEQNGIVKIFSVAAVIFMPATLIASIYGMNFKTMPELEWTWTLSNGWVIPLGYLFAIALMIIASILTIWFFRYKKWL; encoded by the coding sequence ATGATAACCATCTACCTCAAACAATACAACAAGATCATCCGGAATGCGGATACGAAGCTCTTCGACGAGTTGGGTTACGACGACATTCTGTGGATCGACATGTTGTCTCCCACGATCAAGGAGCAGAAGGCGGTCGAGAATTTCATGGAGATCAGCCTTCAGACCAAGCAGCAGGTCGAGGAGATCGAGTCGACGTCGAAATACTCGGAGAACGAGAATTCGATCGTCTCGAATGCGAACTTCTTCATCCCGACGGGTGATTCGTTTATCGTCGAACCGGTTTCGTTCATCATCTCGAACGAGGGTGTGCTGGTTTCGGTGCGCAATGCGGAGTTCCGGACCTTCCGCGAGACGGAGAAGCGGCTTCAGATGAACTACCGGAGCTACTCGACGGGCTATCATCTGTTCATCTCGCTGCTGGAGGTGCGCATCGACTTTGATGCCGACCTGGTGGAGCTGATTGCCAAACAGGTTGCGGCGCTTTCGAAGGACATCAACTCGGAGGATTCGATCGACAAGGAGGTACTGCACCGCATCAGTGCCCTTCAGGAGAGTACGATGTCGTTGCGCGAGAACATCTTCGACCGGCAGCGGGTGCTGTCGGGCATTCTGCGTTCGGAGCGTTTTCCGAACGATATCTACCCGCGTCTGCAGCTGATGATCAAGGACGTGAATTCGCTGATCAACCATGCGGACTTCAGTTTCCAGCGTTTGGACTACATCCAGGATGCGGCGCTGGGTCTGATCAACATCGAGCAGAACGGCATTGTGAAGATCTTCTCGGTGGCTGCGGTGATCTTCATGCCGGCGACGCTCATCGCGTCGATCTACGGCATGAACTTCAAGACGATGCCCGAGCTGGAGTGGACGTGGACGCTTTCGAACGGCTGGGTCATTCCGCTGGGTTACCTTTTTGCCATCGCGCTGATGATCATCGCGTCGATCCTGACGATCTGGTTCTTCCGCTACAAGAAGTGGCTCTGA
- a CDS encoding MqnA/MqnD/SBP family protein has product MMVTVPRIAVVSCLSTTPFIYGIRHEGNLRAELLLSTPSESLQRFVDRQADIALIPAAAYPTLKSARLVTEYCVGGVLASLDALLGSDDPLVEAWKPYAHLPMAFALWVAHPEVEPETVEALQYALTYGLERGYEAILESPYADDAGGAYEGLAHFDYIFDNQKDKALKKFWDSGLKVAPRTNPG; this is encoded by the coding sequence ATGATGGTCACAGTTCCGCGTATAGCCGTTGTGTCGTGCCTGAGCACGACGCCGTTCATTTATGGTATCCGACACGAGGGTAACCTTCGTGCGGAATTGTTGCTGTCTACCCCTTCCGAATCCCTCCAACGTTTCGTCGACCGCCAGGCCGACATCGCCCTGATCCCCGCTGCGGCCTACCCGACGCTGAAAAGCGCGCGTCTGGTTACGGAGTATTGTGTCGGCGGAGTTCTGGCGTCGCTCGATGCCCTGCTCGGAAGCGACGATCCGCTCGTCGAGGCGTGGAAACCCTACGCGCATCTTCCGATGGCCTTTGCACTGTGGGTGGCCCATCCGGAGGTGGAGCCCGAGACGGTCGAGGCGCTGCAGTATGCGCTGACCTACGGTCTGGAGCGGGGTTATGAGGCCATTCTCGAATCGCCCTATGCCGATGATGCGGGGGGTGCCTACGAAGGGCTGGCCCATTTCGACTACATTTTTGACAATCAGAAAGACAAGGCGCTCAAGAAGTTCTGGGACTCGGGCCTGAAGGTGGCCCCGAGGACCAATCCGGGCTGA
- a CDS encoding ATP-dependent Clp protease proteolytic subunit, with protein sequence MKSEIQINNAADVCQIDIEGTIGIPEEWQFEDPDARVATYERFRDALRRITEIDAPQVIVNIRSTGGDVNDALLILDALRQLSARIVTRCYGYTASAATIIAQAASEGCREISENALYLIHNAICSTEGNAAEIASEVELLQQTDARIAAVYASRSGRPAEEFLALMGENNGNGRWLSPEEAIAAGLADRVIEPARTGSSLAQNLSRGWQRLLSELGVRSAPKRVADRNILHSQAELQELHRRSSIAAEETRRRIGPTRVLPVEDPSFGDTIRSANERAYAEDARCFRN encoded by the coding sequence ATGAAATCGGAAATCCAAATCAACAACGCCGCCGACGTGTGCCAGATCGACATCGAGGGCACGATCGGCATCCCCGAAGAGTGGCAGTTCGAAGATCCCGACGCACGGGTCGCCACCTATGAACGATTCCGCGACGCCCTGCGGCGCATCACCGAAATCGACGCCCCGCAGGTCATCGTCAACATCCGCTCGACGGGCGGCGACGTCAACGATGCCCTGCTGATCCTCGACGCCCTGCGCCAGCTCTCCGCACGCATCGTCACCCGCTGCTACGGATACACCGCCTCGGCTGCCACGATCATCGCCCAGGCCGCCTCGGAGGGGTGCCGCGAAATCTCGGAGAATGCCCTCTACCTGATCCACAACGCAATCTGCTCGACCGAGGGCAACGCCGCCGAAATCGCCTCCGAGGTCGAGCTGCTCCAGCAGACCGACGCCCGCATCGCCGCCGTCTACGCCTCGCGATCGGGACGCCCGGCCGAGGAGTTCCTCGCGCTGATGGGCGAAAACAACGGAAACGGACGCTGGCTCTCGCCCGAGGAGGCGATCGCCGCAGGGCTGGCCGACCGGGTGATCGAACCCGCCCGGACGGGCTCCTCCCTGGCGCAGAACCTCTCGCGGGGCTGGCAGCGGCTGCTCTCCGAACTGGGCGTCCGATCAGCACCGAAACGCGTCGCCGACCGAAACATCCTCCACTCGCAGGCCGAACTACAGGAGCTGCACCGCCGTTCGTCGATCGCCGCCGAGGAGACCCGCCGCCGGATCGGTCCGACCCGCGTACTGCCGGTCGAAGACCCCTCGTTCGGCGACACAATCCGCTCGGCCAACGAACGCGCCTATGCCGAGGATGCCCGATGTTTCCGGAACTGA
- a CDS encoding phage portal protein, whose translation MSKPKHFKTAVGVANRTDPYAVLGSTRVENDHFWRWGDDNLFPQALALMARRSTTHRRIINDKADYISGKGVICDEARQPALAEFIGRVNGSGETLRQILNKLAFDKALFGNAFLEVVTDADHSFLSLYHQDASRCRVARDSQHILLHHNWAAFKPAEARSLPLYPTFEPQQDGTLRAMIHYKDYEPTFEHYGVPPYIAGFGVSAIAYKTDRWNISRLDNSFQLSGVMMLDSTVDNEAEAERIVRMAERKFAGNPGQVMFVIRDGGDDDNSRFIPITSQNEGDWQALHEQAVGDIVVAHSWFRTLSGLDYASGFNAERILHEYEVALNTVILAEQAELTEPIRSVIGTILGADTSSLQIVNRPPTRSKPIYMKVWEARKADGLDYDPEDPRQQYYLSEITKYNVTSIG comes from the coding sequence ATGAGCAAACCGAAACACTTCAAAACCGCCGTGGGCGTCGCCAACCGGACGGATCCCTACGCCGTGCTGGGGTCGACACGCGTCGAAAACGACCACTTCTGGCGTTGGGGCGACGACAACCTCTTCCCACAGGCCCTGGCCCTGATGGCCCGCCGATCGACCACCCACCGCCGAATCATCAACGACAAGGCCGACTACATCTCCGGCAAGGGCGTCATCTGCGACGAAGCCCGCCAGCCCGCCCTGGCGGAGTTCATCGGCCGCGTCAACGGCTCGGGCGAAACCCTGCGGCAGATCCTCAACAAACTGGCCTTCGACAAGGCGTTGTTCGGAAACGCCTTCCTCGAGGTGGTCACCGATGCCGACCACTCGTTCCTCTCGCTCTACCACCAGGACGCCTCGCGCTGCCGCGTCGCCCGCGACTCGCAGCACATCCTCCTCCACCACAACTGGGCCGCCTTCAAACCCGCCGAGGCACGTTCCCTGCCCCTCTACCCGACGTTCGAACCCCAGCAGGACGGAACCCTGCGCGCCATGATCCACTACAAGGACTACGAACCCACGTTCGAACACTACGGCGTGCCACCCTACATCGCCGGATTCGGCGTCTCGGCCATCGCCTACAAGACCGACCGATGGAACATCTCGCGGCTCGACAACTCGTTCCAGTTGTCGGGCGTCATGATGCTCGACTCGACGGTCGACAACGAGGCCGAAGCCGAACGCATCGTCCGCATGGCCGAGCGCAAGTTCGCCGGGAATCCCGGACAGGTGATGTTTGTCATCCGCGACGGAGGCGACGACGACAACTCGCGATTCATCCCCATCACCTCACAGAACGAGGGCGACTGGCAGGCACTGCACGAACAGGCCGTCGGCGACATCGTCGTGGCCCACTCCTGGTTCCGCACCCTGAGCGGACTGGACTACGCCTCAGGATTCAACGCCGAACGCATCCTCCACGAGTACGAAGTGGCCCTCAACACGGTGATTCTGGCCGAGCAGGCCGAACTCACCGAGCCGATCCGCAGCGTCATCGGCACGATTCTGGGGGCAGACACCTCGTCGCTGCAGATCGTCAACCGCCCGCCAACCCGCTCGAAGCCCATCTACATGAAGGTCTGGGAGGCCCGCAAGGCCGACGGTCTGGACTACGACCCGGAGGATCCCCGACAGCAGTACTACCTCTCCGAAATCACCAAATACAACGTCACCAGCATCGGCTGA
- a CDS encoding phage holin family protein, whose translation MEALYRFVSGIAAGIAALFAPIQPLVITTMLFIGVDFLSGVFADRAAARREGRKWYFESCKAWRTVLKTALVLTAIVMAWLIDRCVPDFMQLNLAKLFTGFTCGVELWSFLENAAQLSEAPLFRWLRRYAKRRMEKELQIDEKEDGTRTR comes from the coding sequence ATGGAGGCTTTGTACAGATTCGTTAGCGGCATCGCGGCTGGAATTGCCGCGCTGTTCGCCCCGATCCAGCCGCTGGTCATCACGACGATGCTCTTCATCGGCGTGGACTTCCTCTCGGGGGTCTTCGCCGACCGGGCCGCCGCCCGGCGCGAAGGCCGGAAATGGTATTTTGAAAGCTGCAAGGCCTGGCGCACGGTCCTCAAGACGGCTCTCGTCCTGACGGCCATCGTCATGGCCTGGCTGATAGATCGCTGCGTGCCGGACTTCATGCAGCTCAATCTGGCCAAGCTCTTCACGGGATTCACCTGCGGCGTAGAGTTGTGGTCGTTCCTCGAGAATGCCGCCCAGCTCTCCGAAGCCCCGCTCTTCCGCTGGCTGCGCCGCTATGCCAAACGCCGGATGGAGAAAGAACTGCAAATCGACGAAAAAGAGGATGGCACGAGGACTCGATAA